Proteins found in one Tsukamurella paurometabola DSM 20162 genomic segment:
- the rpsO gene encoding 30S ribosomal protein S15, with protein MSLTTEQKKSILAEYGLHEGDTGSPEAQVALLTKRIVDLTEHLKQHKHDHHSRRGLLLLVGRRRRLLKYVASVDINRYRSLIERLGLRR; from the coding sequence ATGTCGCTCACCACTGAGCAGAAGAAGTCGATCCTCGCCGAGTACGGCCTGCACGAGGGCGACACCGGTTCGCCCGAGGCCCAGGTCGCGCTGCTCACCAAGCGCATCGTCGATCTCACCGAGCACCTCAAGCAGCACAAGCACGATCACCACAGCCGCCGCGGCCTGCTGCTGCTGGTCGGCCGTCGTCGTCGCCTGCTGAAGTACGTCGCCTCGGTCGACATCAACCGTTACCGCTCGCTCATCGAGCGCCTCGGCCTGCGCCGCTAA
- a CDS encoding metal-dependent transcriptional regulator, whose protein sequence is MSKPPLSESPRPVGELSAVTQDYLKQIWTAQEWADVKVSTKSLADALGVSASTASEAIRKLADQGLVNHAKYGAVTLTDEGRAAATAMVRRHRLLETFLVSELGYGWDEVHDEAEVLEHAVSERFLARLDERLGFPERDPHGDPIPQPDGTVPTPDARLLSELDAGATCTVARISDADPEMLRYFQDVGISPDARIEVVELRKFLGTVAVTVNDGAPLDLGDVAAQSIWVRD, encoded by the coding sequence GTGAGTAAGCCTCCCCTGTCTGAGTCGCCCCGGCCCGTCGGCGAGCTGTCCGCGGTCACACAGGACTACCTGAAGCAGATCTGGACCGCCCAGGAGTGGGCGGATGTCAAGGTCAGCACCAAGTCGTTGGCCGATGCGCTCGGTGTGTCCGCCTCCACCGCGTCCGAGGCCATCCGCAAGCTCGCCGACCAGGGACTGGTCAATCACGCGAAGTACGGCGCCGTCACGCTCACCGACGAGGGTCGGGCCGCAGCCACGGCGATGGTCCGGCGGCACCGCCTCTTGGAGACCTTCCTGGTCTCGGAGCTCGGGTACGGCTGGGACGAGGTGCACGACGAGGCGGAGGTGCTCGAACACGCCGTCTCCGAAAGATTCCTGGCGCGCCTCGACGAGCGACTCGGGTTCCCCGAGCGTGACCCGCACGGCGACCCGATCCCCCAGCCCGATGGCACCGTTCCCACACCCGATGCCCGGCTGCTCTCCGAACTCGACGCCGGGGCGACGTGCACCGTCGCGCGCATCTCGGACGCCGACCCCGAGATGCTCCGGTACTTCCAGGATGTGGGAATCTCGCCGGACGCCCGGATCGAGGTCGTGGAGCTGCGCAAGTTCCTCGGGACGGTGGCGGTCACCGTCAACGACGGTGCGCCGCTCGACCTGGGCGATGTGGCCGCCCAGTCGATCTGGGTCCGCGACTGA
- a CDS encoding bifunctional riboflavin kinase/FAD synthetase, which translates to MLRWRGLNDVPADWGRCVVTIGVFDGVHRGHAQLIARATAEAHERGLPAVLMTFDPHPAEVVRPGSHPPQLTTLTRRAELAEELGIDVFCVMPFTATVMAQPAEDFVHSVLVERLHAAAVVVGDNFTFGNRALGNVEMLGRLGQKFGFSVDSVPLLTEHAVTYSSTYIRSCVDAGDVKAAAEALGRPHRVEGVVVRGDGRGRELGFPTANVAPPMFAAIPADGVYAAWFTVLGAGPVVGQVTPGERYPAAVSVGSNPTFSGRTRTVEAFVLDTSADLYGQHVAVDFVERVRGMERFESIDDLLTAMGGDVERTRAILGIA; encoded by the coding sequence GTGCTTCGCTGGCGAGGGCTCAATGACGTTCCCGCGGACTGGGGACGCTGTGTGGTGACGATCGGCGTGTTCGACGGTGTACACCGCGGCCATGCCCAACTGATCGCACGCGCGACCGCGGAGGCTCACGAACGTGGCCTCCCGGCGGTCCTGATGACCTTCGACCCGCATCCCGCCGAGGTGGTGCGGCCCGGATCGCACCCGCCTCAGCTCACCACGCTCACCCGGCGCGCCGAACTCGCTGAGGAGCTCGGCATCGATGTCTTCTGCGTGATGCCCTTCACCGCCACCGTCATGGCACAGCCCGCCGAAGACTTCGTGCATTCGGTGCTGGTGGAGCGGCTGCACGCCGCTGCGGTCGTGGTGGGCGACAACTTCACCTTCGGCAACCGCGCTCTGGGCAACGTCGAGATGCTCGGCCGGCTCGGCCAGAAGTTCGGTTTCTCGGTCGATTCGGTGCCCCTGCTCACCGAGCACGCGGTGACGTATTCGTCGACCTACATCCGCTCCTGCGTGGACGCCGGTGATGTCAAGGCTGCCGCCGAGGCCCTGGGGCGCCCGCATCGCGTGGAGGGGGTCGTGGTCCGCGGTGACGGACGAGGCCGCGAGCTCGGCTTCCCGACCGCCAACGTCGCCCCGCCGATGTTCGCCGCGATCCCCGCCGACGGCGTGTACGCCGCGTGGTTCACCGTGCTCGGTGCCGGACCGGTGGTCGGCCAGGTGACGCCGGGGGAGCGGTACCCCGCGGCAGTGTCCGTGGGCAGCAATCCCACGTTCTCCGGGCGAACTCGCACCGTCGAGGCCTTCGTCCTGGACACCTCCGCCGATCTCTACGGCCAGCACGTGGCGGTCGATTTCGTGGAACGCGTGCGAGGTATGGAGAGGTTCGAGTCCATCGACGATCTGCTCACGGCGATGGGCGGCGACGTGGAGCGCACACGGGCGATTCTGGGAATCGCCTGA
- a CDS encoding citrate/2-methylcitrate synthase, which produces MTTAITAPRGLKNVVVADTELGDVRGEQGFFHYRDRDATVLARTRTFEDVWHLMMYGALPTTEESAEFSRRVGELRTIPGRIVDLLRATVTDGTDPLRALRVAISAVGLADLPLLDLQEEDRRDAALRYAAVFPTILAAAHRLASGTDVLEPDPSAGHAADYLRMATGGCAARDVAAVQTYLVATIDHGFNASTFAGRVIASAGSDMASCILGAVGAFLGPLHGGAPSRALASLDAIGDPSNTRAWVRERVANGDVIMGFGHAVYRTHDPRSELLKQVALSYDSALVRRATAVEREIEAAINELKPGRWLYANVEYYAGVVMSEAGLPPTMFTPTFAVARAVGWTANVLEQARDGKIIRPSARYTGPQPIPGV; this is translated from the coding sequence ATGACCACTGCGATCACCGCTCCGCGCGGGCTCAAGAACGTCGTCGTCGCCGACACCGAGTTGGGTGACGTGCGCGGCGAACAGGGCTTCTTCCACTACCGCGATCGCGATGCCACCGTGCTCGCCCGCACCCGGACGTTCGAGGACGTCTGGCACCTGATGATGTACGGGGCATTGCCCACCACCGAGGAATCCGCCGAGTTCAGCCGCCGCGTCGGCGAGCTGCGGACTATTCCAGGCAGGATCGTCGACCTCCTCCGCGCCACGGTCACCGACGGCACCGATCCCCTCCGGGCTCTACGCGTTGCAATCTCCGCAGTGGGCCTCGCCGACCTTCCCCTCCTCGACCTGCAGGAGGAGGACCGACGCGACGCGGCGCTGCGCTACGCAGCCGTCTTCCCCACGATCCTGGCCGCGGCGCACCGTCTGGCGTCCGGAACGGACGTGCTCGAACCGGATCCGTCCGCGGGACACGCCGCGGACTACCTCCGGATGGCCACCGGGGGCTGCGCCGCCCGCGACGTCGCTGCCGTCCAGACCTACCTGGTGGCGACCATCGACCACGGTTTCAATGCGTCGACGTTCGCCGGGCGCGTGATCGCCTCCGCCGGCTCCGATATGGCGTCCTGCATCCTGGGGGCGGTGGGCGCCTTCCTCGGGCCACTGCACGGCGGCGCTCCGAGCCGGGCTCTCGCCTCTCTGGACGCCATCGGCGACCCGTCGAACACCCGAGCCTGGGTCCGCGAGCGCGTCGCCAACGGCGACGTGATCATGGGCTTCGGTCACGCCGTGTACCGCACCCATGACCCGCGATCAGAACTGCTCAAGCAGGTCGCCCTGAGTTATGACAGCGCGCTGGTGCGCCGCGCGACGGCCGTGGAGCGCGAGATCGAAGCAGCGATCAACGAGCTCAAACCAGGGCGTTGGCTGTACGCGAACGTCGAGTACTACGCCGGCGTGGTGATGAGCGAAGCGGGCTTGCCACCCACCATGTTCACGCCGACCTTCGCCGTCGCGCGGGCGGTCGGTTGGACCGCGAACGTCCTGGAGCAGGCCCGGGACGGTAAAATCATTCGGCCGTCCGCGCGGTACACCGGGCCCCAGCCCATCCCCGGCGTGTGA
- a CDS encoding GNAT family N-acetyltransferase, with translation MLSPYSGRFRVGDRVVELRAPRLSDAKAWRRTNLEHEDRLRPAFGSPHSDWEAAHSAAEWAHTWLAARSGAGVPLSRVLMVDDGDSDRMVGQQTYAGPDPRTGHAEVSTWIAGLDDSAVIARWMSAMCVLEVLRLNPHLRYITAPLAVTNAPAIALAKASGFTWVQDQRGLREYNGHPIDHTVYALANSLESRSMLAKIVSSFNPEPIRPRRTIAPSPEVLLGLARVGVRRARAGLRPRAVETARLLPTHSAQNGHDIEFTFDPSGYYTVTVDGTQMGQVEVHGDPGTSTTEVIDRLRDEEQPQAAVAALVAACRALADRQDTRRLTLALADRHASATSQLTALGFESEGTALPTRGDEATPRAAWTRYQEQSVGASSGGAHHEDRARPVA, from the coding sequence ATGTTGAGCCCCTACTCCGGACGTTTCCGCGTCGGCGACCGCGTCGTCGAACTCCGAGCCCCCCGTTTGTCCGACGCCAAGGCATGGCGTCGCACCAATCTCGAGCACGAGGATCGGTTGCGTCCCGCATTCGGCAGCCCGCACTCCGACTGGGAGGCGGCGCACTCCGCCGCCGAGTGGGCGCACACCTGGCTGGCCGCGCGCTCGGGCGCCGGCGTCCCACTCTCCCGGGTGCTGATGGTCGACGACGGCGACTCCGATCGGATGGTCGGTCAGCAAACCTATGCGGGCCCGGATCCGCGCACCGGCCACGCCGAAGTCTCCACGTGGATCGCCGGCCTGGATGACTCGGCCGTGATCGCGCGGTGGATGTCAGCAATGTGCGTACTCGAGGTTCTCCGCCTCAATCCACACCTGCGCTACATCACGGCACCACTGGCGGTGACGAATGCGCCTGCCATCGCGCTGGCGAAGGCCAGCGGGTTCACCTGGGTGCAAGACCAACGAGGCCTGCGCGAGTACAACGGTCACCCCATCGACCACACCGTGTACGCCCTCGCCAACAGCCTCGAGTCGAGAAGCATGCTGGCGAAGATCGTGTCCTCGTTCAACCCGGAGCCGATCCGGCCACGCCGCACCATCGCCCCCTCGCCGGAGGTCCTGCTGGGCCTTGCCCGCGTGGGTGTACGCCGGGCGCGCGCCGGCCTGCGTCCGAGAGCGGTCGAGACAGCTCGACTCCTCCCCACCCACTCGGCCCAGAACGGGCACGACATCGAGTTCACCTTCGACCCGAGCGGGTATTACACAGTGACCGTCGACGGTACGCAGATGGGCCAGGTGGAGGTGCACGGCGATCCGGGCACCTCGACGACGGAAGTCATCGATCGCCTGCGCGACGAGGAGCAGCCGCAGGCCGCGGTCGCGGCACTCGTCGCCGCCTGTCGCGCCCTCGCCGACCGCCAGGACACCCGGCGGCTCACGCTGGCGTTGGCCGACCGTCATGCGAGTGCCACTTCCCAGCTCACCGCGCTCGGCTTCGAATCCGAAGGCACCGCGCTGCCCACCAGAGGCGACGAGGCGACCCCCCGGGCCGCCTGGACCCGTTACCAGGAACAGTCCGTCGGCGCGTCAAGCGGAGGGGCGCACCACGAAGACCGAGCTCGCCCGGTTGCCTGA
- a CDS encoding DNA alkylation repair protein, which translates to MTELADRIRAELRAAADADRAPKMQAYMKSEMPFLGVPAPLARSITGAARRAHPPAGLDELLVTVEDLWDGAEFREERYAAQHLMRDRLTRGVLELLPLHEKIAVTGAWWDHVDEVARHIADLHDEYPAETADAVRRWSLGENLWLRRLAIISQLSRKDRLDTGVLTEVIEPALSEPEFFLRKAIGWALREHAKTDPDWVRAYVCDHEDVLSGLSRREALKNL; encoded by the coding sequence ATGACCGAATTGGCCGACCGAATCCGGGCCGAACTCCGCGCTGCCGCGGATGCCGATCGCGCGCCGAAGATGCAGGCGTACATGAAGTCCGAGATGCCCTTCCTCGGTGTACCAGCGCCGCTCGCCCGGTCGATCACCGGCGCCGCGCGGCGCGCGCATCCGCCTGCCGGTCTCGACGAGTTGCTGGTGACCGTTGAGGATCTCTGGGACGGTGCCGAATTCCGCGAGGAGCGGTATGCCGCGCAGCATCTGATGCGCGACCGGCTGACGAGGGGAGTGCTAGAACTGCTTCCGCTGCACGAGAAGATCGCGGTGACGGGCGCCTGGTGGGACCACGTCGATGAAGTAGCACGGCATATCGCGGACCTCCACGACGAGTATCCCGCTGAGACCGCCGACGCGGTGCGGCGATGGAGCCTGGGTGAGAACCTGTGGTTGCGCAGGTTGGCGATCATCTCGCAACTAAGCCGGAAGGACCGGCTCGATACCGGCGTGCTGACCGAGGTGATCGAGCCGGCTCTCTCCGAGCCGGAGTTCTTCCTCCGCAAGGCGATCGGGTGGGCACTGCGCGAGCACGCCAAGACTGATCCCGATTGGGTGCGAGCCTACGTCTGCGACCATGAGGACGTGCTCAGCGGGCTCTCCAGGCGTGAGGCGCTCAAGAACCTGTGA
- a CDS encoding citrate/2-methylcitrate synthase: protein MDAWITTSEAAQRLGVKRSTLYSYVSRGVLLSRRMPGQAESLFDRTQVDSLAAAKSDGRREADRLLRFRAVTTRVSALREDRLFLRGRGIESVCADLNFDGAARFVLEADVVVPPPTVDLDVARAVGLERRIPLAVALLAAHDPLRADRSAIPERALGLLPVLADLVPEVRLDHPWIDAIATCLIDNGLAASTTAARVAASARAGLLDALVAGYGAMSGPLHGGAPLAAYRLLERVLRGDDVADVIAESSSAGVIPGFGHIIYRDHDPRATVVLDRVRAEEPDAPALAALTEVAARVERRINIDLASAVVALTLGLPPQTGEVLFQYGRTVGMAAHIAEEYDEAPLRWRGGNGRSER, encoded by the coding sequence GTGGACGCCTGGATCACCACGTCCGAGGCCGCGCAGCGACTCGGCGTCAAGCGCAGCACGCTGTACTCCTATGTGAGCCGCGGCGTGCTCCTCTCCCGACGCATGCCCGGCCAGGCGGAGTCCTTGTTCGACCGCACCCAGGTCGATTCTCTGGCCGCCGCCAAATCCGACGGTCGCCGTGAGGCAGACCGACTTCTGCGCTTCCGGGCGGTGACGACTCGGGTGTCCGCGCTGCGTGAGGACCGCCTGTTCCTACGCGGGCGCGGTATCGAATCCGTCTGTGCGGATCTGAATTTCGACGGCGCTGCCCGGTTCGTCCTGGAGGCCGACGTGGTGGTGCCGCCGCCGACGGTCGATCTCGACGTGGCGCGGGCCGTCGGGCTGGAGCGGCGGATCCCGCTCGCCGTCGCGCTCCTCGCCGCGCACGATCCACTGCGCGCCGATCGCTCGGCGATCCCGGAGCGTGCGCTCGGACTGCTCCCGGTGCTCGCCGACCTGGTGCCCGAGGTGCGACTCGATCATCCGTGGATCGATGCGATCGCCACCTGTCTGATCGACAACGGTCTCGCCGCGTCGACCACCGCGGCCCGCGTCGCCGCGTCCGCGCGAGCCGGACTGCTGGATGCATTGGTGGCGGGCTACGGCGCGATGTCGGGGCCGCTGCACGGCGGCGCGCCGCTCGCCGCGTACCGGCTGCTGGAACGCGTGCTCCGCGGCGACGATGTGGCCGACGTGATTGCTGAATCCTCGTCGGCTGGCGTTATTCCCGGATTCGGGCACATCATCTACCGGGACCACGATCCGCGGGCGACGGTGGTACTGGATCGGGTGCGTGCCGAGGAGCCCGATGCGCCTGCACTCGCAGCACTGACCGAGGTGGCGGCACGAGTCGAGCGGCGGATCAATATCGATCTCGCGAGTGCGGTCGTCGCCCTCACGCTGGGGCTGCCGCCGCAGACCGGTGAGGTGCTGTTCCAGTACGGGCGCACCGTGGGAATGGCGGCGCATATCGCCGAGGAGTACGACGAGGCGCCGCTGCGCTGGCGCGGTGGTAACGGCAGGAGTGAGCGATGA
- a CDS encoding alkaline phosphatase D family protein yields the protein MSHRSAPFDVLPGRTVVAGTSRRRFMTWMGVVGGVAFTPQLLRQTVAAADPVAAGDPFTLGVASGDPLPDSVVLWTRLARRPLQPGGGMPDRPVPVQWEIASDRGFRNVVQRGDTAAVPQDGHSVHVDVRGLRAATDYFYRFRCGSDVSPVGRTRTAPAAGARVGAMSFAVVSCQAWTDGYFNAYADLADAAPDVVFHLGDYVYEYEIKPATVRRPTTDVPKSAWTEMTTLADYRDRYALYKLDPDLQAAHRAAPFICAYDDHEVENNWAAGIPEKGQSPSEFIVRRAAAFKAWWENTPVRAALRPDGADIRMYRRFEFGDLARFSVLDTRQYRSDQANDDKDSPQDAATADPGRTITGAAQEKWILDGLGTGGARWNVLAHQTTIADLARNKDGVRIVSMDGWSGYEASRARILDGAAQRKVPNLVSIVGDIHRNVVSELKSTYTRDVPTVGVELAGTSIASGKDGKDSDSADQAIKAASPHVKFGNAQRGYMLNRLSHEQWRAEFRVADSIANRGLPLHRRATVTIPSGRPEITVD from the coding sequence ATGTCGCACCGATCAGCCCCGTTCGATGTCCTGCCCGGCCGCACCGTCGTCGCGGGTACGTCCCGCCGCCGGTTCATGACCTGGATGGGCGTGGTCGGCGGCGTCGCCTTCACTCCGCAGCTGCTGCGCCAGACCGTCGCCGCGGCGGACCCGGTCGCAGCCGGTGATCCATTCACGCTCGGCGTGGCCTCGGGCGATCCGCTGCCGGATTCGGTGGTGCTGTGGACGCGGCTCGCGCGCCGGCCGTTGCAGCCCGGTGGGGGCATGCCCGACCGACCCGTTCCGGTGCAGTGGGAGATCGCCTCCGATCGTGGATTCCGCAATGTCGTCCAGCGCGGCGATACCGCAGCTGTGCCGCAGGACGGGCACAGCGTGCACGTCGATGTCCGGGGGCTGCGGGCCGCCACCGACTATTTCTACCGATTCCGCTGTGGCTCCGACGTTTCGCCGGTAGGTCGTACCCGCACAGCGCCCGCCGCGGGGGCGCGGGTGGGTGCGATGTCCTTTGCTGTGGTCTCGTGCCAGGCGTGGACGGACGGCTACTTCAACGCCTACGCCGATCTCGCCGACGCAGCACCGGACGTGGTCTTCCATCTCGGCGATTACGTCTACGAGTACGAGATCAAGCCCGCGACGGTGCGCCGCCCCACCACGGACGTGCCCAAGTCGGCGTGGACCGAGATGACGACCCTCGCCGACTACCGCGATCGCTACGCGCTGTACAAACTCGACCCCGATCTGCAGGCCGCGCATCGTGCGGCGCCGTTCATCTGTGCCTACGACGATCATGAGGTCGAGAACAACTGGGCTGCTGGTATTCCGGAGAAGGGACAATCGCCGTCCGAATTCATCGTGCGCCGTGCGGCGGCGTTCAAGGCGTGGTGGGAGAACACGCCGGTGCGCGCGGCCCTGCGCCCCGATGGTGCGGATATCCGCATGTACCGGCGATTCGAGTTCGGTGACCTCGCCCGGTTCAGCGTGCTCGACACCCGGCAGTACCGCAGCGACCAGGCCAACGACGACAAGGACAGTCCGCAGGATGCGGCCACCGCCGACCCCGGTCGCACCATCACCGGTGCGGCGCAGGAGAAGTGGATCCTCGACGGCCTCGGCACCGGCGGTGCGCGGTGGAACGTGCTGGCGCACCAGACCACCATCGCCGACCTCGCGCGGAACAAGGACGGCGTCCGCATCGTCTCGATGGACGGGTGGAGCGGCTACGAGGCCTCACGGGCCCGCATCCTCGACGGTGCCGCACAGCGAAAGGTGCCCAATCTGGTCTCCATCGTCGGCGATATCCACCGCAACGTGGTCTCGGAGCTGAAGTCCACCTATACCCGCGACGTTCCCACGGTCGGTGTGGAATTGGCGGGCACGTCGATCGCGTCCGGAAAGGACGGCAAGGACAGTGACTCCGCCGATCAGGCCATCAAGGCGGCCTCACCGCACGTGAAGTTCGGCAATGCGCAGCGCGGCTACATGCTCAACCGGCTCTCCCACGAGCAGTGGCGGGCGGAGTTCCGGGTGGCCGATTCGATCGCCAATCGCGGCCTGCCGTTGCATCGCCGCGCGACCGTCACGATCCCGTCGGGTCGGCCCGAGATCACCGTGGACTGA